CAGccatcctcttttttctttcctttcttttttgttttgtttctgtttttgtttttttgtttttttttttgtatgtctgtttgtttctgttttttgagacggaatttctctgtgttgctttgactgtcctgggacttgctctgtagaccaggctagcctcaaactcacagagatttatctgcctctgcctctgcctcccaagcactgcgATTGAAGGTGTAAATCACCAACAGCCCTCTTTGCTCTGGAGGGAAGGAGTTCTATTCAAAACGGAGAATGCTCTCTTTGGGAGTCATCTTCTCACTGAACTCGTGGGTACCTATCAGAATTCCACCAAAAACTTggcatgcattttaaaattatgtatattatttgtgGAAAGTGATGAGACTTGTTATGATATTTCATACAGGCATATGGCTATGCACGATAGCTCCCTTGTATTAAGTACTTGCTTCGTTGCTGTTGTAAAATACATGACAAAGTGACTCACAGAAGAGTCTGTGCTGAGAGCAGGGCTTCATGGATAAAGCCTTTGTTGAGCAACTGTTAGGagctgagtttggatctccagaagtCCTGAGCAGTAGCTTGTGTCTGTATAGCCTCAGTGCCCCcatgggaggtgaagacaggagaagcTTGCAGGCCAGTCAGATTAATGGACACAGTGGCCAACAGGAGGCCCAAAATGGTCAGATGGTGAGAAGTGATGCCtgaggttatcctctgacttccgtGTGTGCTGGACACATGAgtgtacatgcatatacccaacaactaaaactaaaaaggaaagcaGACACGTGGCCATgctcacatgcccacacatacgtGGACACACagatgaaaaagaacaaatctcTTTTTCTTGAGGCACAGTTTTGTTTAGAGTTGCTTTCAATTTATGTGATTAACACCATCAGCAAAAACTCCTTGGAGGGGAAAAGGTTACTGGGCTCCCATGACCCCCAACATAGTCCATCCTGGGGGAAACCAAGATAAGAACTCCAGCAGGTCAGAGACCCAGCAGCAATGTAAGTGCAACACATGTGTGCTATCCATTCGCATGTACTAGTAACTATTCTTCCCTACCCTCACTGATATACATGTATTATAACTATCCAATATGTCTCTAAGTGTCAATGTATCTGTCTATATATCAATCAGACTACTTAAAAAGTCCCTTTATCCATAGTAACCAAAATAAATTTGGTAAGTAAATATCTTTGGGGGTAGATATTTTAAGAGCAAACTAGAAGACAACTCTGTGCTAAAAGTACTACAAATCATTTTGAAATGATAGTTACTAAAGTGATAATAAAATTATGTACAGCTTATTAACCTGAGTTAACTCTTTTAAAAAGACCTAAAACCAGTTCAGACACATTTTTCTAGAGGTGATATCTAAAACTGACCCTTAAGTTGACTTTTCAGTTTTCGTTCGTGAAAAGAGATTGCACCCAAGACCTTTCCAATGGTTGCTGGCCTTTCCCTCCCCACTAGCAGTAAAATCACACAGCAAGTACATGGCTCACAGTAGCATGGCTGGATATGGACTGGCAAATCAAATGTGAACATGAAAAATAGATCCAGTTCTTGGTCCAGTGGAGACAATTGCAGGTCTTGTTCGGGAGCTTACTTTATTGCACGCCCTGTGTCCTAATTCATCAGAATTTGCTCTTGCTTTATCTCCACTGAGACCTCCCCTGGTATTTGATTAGTGAAAGGTAGAGTCTTCTCGGGTCTGAAAAGCCATTGTCAGGATAAATCCCAGTGATTACAGGGGTATAAAAGGACACATTTTGGTATAGTAAAATAATTGTGAATGTCCCATGCATTGATAGGATAAACTGTAAAACAGTTTAAGATATGGAAGATAAGTCAATAGTAAACTTTATCACTAATCCAACAGTTAGTATGATTATGTAGTATGCATAATAATTATGGGTGCAAGAGACTTTGGCAGGTGAGAGCCAGAGGCCTCATGGTGGGAGAGAGGCAAATACGTCATGCAGGCAGAACTTAGGTGAAAAGttttattagagagagagagagagagagagagagagagagagagagagagagaggagagatgcagagagtggaagaagaagagagagaactaGGCAGAGTTTCGCTTTTGAAAGAACAGGACAGGCTAGTGTCCgccagcaggcaggcatgacacAGGGCTTTAAGCCCTGTTGGGTCCTCAAGGACCTGGATGCTAACAGTATGGAGCTCTTGCCTCTGTTCCAACTCTGACAGCATTCTCTATACTCATGTATACccaggaggacagaggaggggaaCATGGCCTCTCTGGGTTTTCTCTTGTAGAGCAGGGACCAATCATCTGCTTGAATTAGCATCTGTCAGCTAGCCAGGTGATCTGCCCAAGACTGTCCTTGTGTTAATTAGTCTAGTTGCATGCCAAGCTGAGGAAACTATAAAATTAGCttggaaattcttttctttttgtgattcaGGGCCATGTAagagtgagccaggtggtggtggtgaacgcctttaatcccagcaccagggaggcagaggcaggcgaatctctgtgagttcgagaNNNNNNNNNNNNNNNNNNNNNNNNNNNNNNNNNNNNNNNNNNNNNNNNNNNNNNNNNNNNNNNNNNNNNNNNNNNNNNNNNNNNNNNNNNNNNNNNNNNNNNNNNNNNNNNNNNNNNNNNNNNNNNNNNNNNNNNNNNNNNNNNNNNNNNNNNNNNNNNNNNNNNNNNNNNNNNNNNNNNNNNNNNGATCCACCTCTGATGGAAACCTTTCAATGGCCTCTCCACCCAGAGATTATCCATCTGAGGTGCTCCCTGCAGTttacccctccccctctcctcctttagTGCAAAGAGCTCTAGCACAGCTTGaatgtggggaggggagcagtggTCTGGGTTTGGGGGCGGGGAAAGCTCAGGACTTCCTAGGCCCTGATTTTGATTCTCAGTAGCAACAAGGAGAGCCCAGTAAACTTACAACTTTATTTTACAATGTTTGCAAGCATGTACCTTCTCATACATGTTAGAGGCAAGGACAGTAACATTTAGCCATGTTTATATTTGCTAAGAGAAACCAATGGCGTTAAAGGTCAGGCCGCCTCTGGTTGTGTGGACTAAATAACAAAGCGTTGCATATTTCTGCTTCGCAGAGGGCCATGCTACTGGCAACGTTTATGATGAAACAAATATAAGGAGACTAAAATACTTACTTTACATATCTACAACATGTATTTTCATATTCCTAGACCAACCACAAATCATATTGGGATATATTTAGGTACATGAAAAGgcttcaaaacattaaaaaaattaacattttgaaaaaaatcacatgagaAAGCTCATTAAATAAcaacattgaaaaataaataatcagcTTTCCTTATTAGCTGCTGCTGCCATGCATTGCTGCTGCCGCCATGCATTGCTGGCATTCCATTCCAAGCGAGGTGGGCATGCAGGGTATGACTTCACACTGAGACTATACAAAACTACGGGGCTTATTTCTGAAGTGAAATGTCACAGGGTTTGCCTCGCTTTCAAAGGACGCTAACCCCTGGCTGCCAAACTGTTCCCACGAAAATTACGGGAGAAGCCCTTTCTGGAAGTGTTTTGTGAAGATACATTTTTCGAAGAACTTTTGTGGTTCGAAGGGGGTTGGTTTGGGAAGGGTAAGGGTGGGCTAGGGAATGGCGCATTTAAAACTGCCAGCTGATGGTGTTTAAACAGCATCAGGTGCTTTTTAAGACCGGAGCCAGCCGACAGGATGCCTGGCTTTCGCTGCCAACTGTACTCATTACATCTTGAGAaacttgcaaaggaaaaactaGTCCCAGAGAAGGTCCCAGAGAAGGACAGCCTGCTGGGCCTGATCAAAGCAGAAAGCGTCTACTTCGCTTTCAAGTGAGAAGAGAGCAATGGCAGGCTCGCGTCTTCCAAGCCCTGAAATCTGGGTAGCAGATGCTTTCTCGTCAGTCCGGTTCTAGCTCAGACTGTGCTTGCTGGATTTGCTGGCTCTCTTCCGCTCTCTGTGGTGCTGCTGGGCGGGTTTGGCTGGCGACACGCTCTCGAAGTTGTGGCTGGACTCGTTGTGCTGGCGGGTGTACCGCTTGCACTTGCAAGCCGTGACCACCGTGATCTTGTAGGTGCGTGTGCTGCCATCCTGGCACTGCAGCTGGATTCTCTGGGTGCGCGTTTTGTCGTTGACACACCGCCACTCCTGGGAGCTCCGCCGGCTCCAGTACTTTGTTCCGTAGCCTCCTCCGATCCAGTTGGGAAGCACCGGCAGGGGTAGGCACTCGCCCGCGCACACTAGCTCCTTCAGAGGGCTGATGCTGGTGCACTGGCCGTCGGAAATGTATTTGGTGGACCGCAACTCCCGGCAGCCCACTTGAACTCGACCTACAGGAAAGAGGACAGAACTGcatcagagacagaaagtgactGAAGGTGTTTGGGGTTCTGTGCTTGTTTTAAGTAGTTTCCAGTGGCTATATATATTCAAATTGCAGGACTGCCCTAAGTGACTATGTACTTTGTTTTCACAGAGCAAGTCTGTGGGAGGGTTGGAAGACATTTTTATCAAAATGACCAGGCTACATACAGTCTGACTGCTTTtggagttggggggagggagagagaaagggtctCGTTCCTTTCCATGGGTTTCATTAACTGATTGTTTATTAAAGTATTAAAAGTCACATTCTCTTAGTCTCATTCCCAACAAGGGTTCCTTTCACTCCTGTAAATATTCTCTCTTCAAAGAGTGCACTTTAATGTTCTCGTACTCATGGGTCATACTGGCTAATGTCTGCAAGTGCTTTTAATTaagtttttcaaaaaaatctcttgagaaaATGTGGAAAGTATTTAAATGCTGTGTACAGTGCCTATGTATgctgtaatattttatttcaattatagAATTCAGCTGCACGGTCATACATGCATATGGCTACAACCATTGACATTTTGCATATCAAACTTAATAACTATGTTCTAAACATAAATTCCCaagctatgttttaaaaatacaaacagtaaAATGTTTGAAATGCAAAATGCCACCACAActcaatatttaaagaatataaaagccCCTAAATTAGGAACGTATGGTTGCCATAACAACTTGGCTACATTTCCATGAATTTTATGGCAGAAAAATACCTAACATGTCTGATTTACAACTGCACAGGAACCACAGCATTCATTTCCTGAATATCAGGCATGGACagctttttgttttagttatttgGATTTGATAAGTATGTTCTCTAATTGGCTGTTTCTGGTCATGTGCCTgagtaattaaaacaaaaattaatcttaaaatatttgaagttttcCTGCTCATTCCTTTGTTATCCAAATGAGAACTGCTTATGACAAACTTGAAAAGAAATCAAGGCTTATTTACCAGGAAAAAGGCTTAAAAACAGAGGTTGATGAACTGTCCCAATCAAAACTATTAAAAGCTGTTGAAGCTGTTCTTGTGACTCCTGCAAACAGTCTCAAAGTGCCAGGGAGCCAGGAGTTTTGCTCCATTTCTGCACCCCAGAATGTCTGAGGTAAGGCTCATAGCCTCAGGGAAGTGTGGGGCTATGAAGCACAAACACGTGAGTGTATCCATCTGTGCTCACAGGGCGAGCAACAGCTGGGGATTGAGATGAAAGGGTTAATGGTTTGGCTGGACAGTGTGCTGGCcttgcctgcttctgactccagtGCACCTTCCTGCAGCTGCCTTAGGAAT
The Microtus ochrogaster isolate Prairie Vole_2 chromosome 1, MicOch1.0, whole genome shotgun sequence DNA segment above includes these coding regions:
- the Sostdc1 gene encoding sclerostin domain-containing protein 1; this encodes MLPPAIHLYLIPLICILVKNCLAFKNDATEILYSHVVKPVPAHPSSNSTLNQARNGGRHFSGTGLDRNSRVQVGCRELRSTKYISDGQCTSISPLKELVCAGECLPLPVLPNWIGGGYGTKYWSRRSSQEWRCVNDKTRTQRIQLQCQDGSTRTYKITVVTACKCKRYTRQHNESSHNFESVSPAKPAQQHHRERKRASKSSKHSLS